The following is a genomic window from Fulvia fulva chromosome 9, complete sequence.
GGACGCTCCAGAACACCTGCGCGTCGCTCTCAACCACACTCTTTACAGTATCTGCACGTTCCTTGCCAGCAGCGGTGCTCTCAAAACGGTCAATGTCAGTCTTAAACTGGATAACGGAGAGCCGCCGGACGACGAAGAGCTTCGGCAGATACTATGGCCTGTTACTCGTCTTGGTCGAGTGTCGAAACAGAAACTGGAAGGCGTTCCGACGGACATCGAGCAGTACGTTCGCGCCAACGAGCCCAAGGATTTGACCGTGACGCCCATTGACGTTCTGGGCAAAGCCTTCCGACTCTGCAAGAAATCTCAGCACCTCAAGACATTGATGAACGATGTCATGCAGCGGAACCACAAAGACAGGGTGATTGCTCGCAGCTATGAGATCCACGAAGCGCTGAAAAGTACCAGGTACATTACTGAGCACGATGAGGAGGCGCTGAAGCAGCAAATTCGCAAGCTGGAAGAAATGTTTGCCGATCCCGTGTTCACTCAGATCAAGGCCAAGGCTGATGCTTACATTGCACGCGTGCAGGCGACAAGAGATGGGGCTTTTGAAGAGGCGTGAGAGGACGACCATGGGTCCCAAGGACAGCCGGTTACAATGCTTTTAGCCACGTCACATACACTGGACAGCTTCAGCTTCTCGAACACAAAAGTACGAGCTACGAAAGCGAGCATCGGGCAATCCTGCGCGTGTTCGAGCAGGGAAAGCCTGATGACAGGCCATGCACACGGAGATCGGCATGCTAGCGCTCCGGCGCGACTTGCTGACCGTCCCATAGCAGCCATTGGACGATGCTCGATTTCGCGCCTGTTCTGGATGAAGGTACTGTATTACGCCAAGAGACGACAAGGTGCCAAGCACGTGAGATAGGTCATCGCACTAACTTTCGGACGTAAGAACACCCAACCACGAAGCCCTTTGCCTGGACAGGCCGTACATTTAGGCTTTCTGTGCGCACGCTGACACACGTCCGATGGATTAGGCCCTCAGTGATCTTCCAACGTCACGCATGCAGTATCGCAAGGGCTCCAAGCAAGCACATATACTCACCCGAGCTTGTTCACGTCCGATTCTCCTCTCATAGCACTATACATGACCATCGCTCGATTCGACAGCGAGCTCCTCGACATAATCCATCGGTCAATGTCTGACCTTCCAACATGACCAACATCATTCTCTCACAAGATGTCAGCTTAACTCGGATTCTGACGGGTTGCTTCGCTCTCCTCTGCACCTACACCTTCACCTCCCTTCTCATCACATACTTCTCCTCCCAGGCCCGCTACCTTCGATTGCAACAATGGACAGGCATCAAGCACGGCCAATTCGCGACGCTCAGAGCATCTCTTGAATCGTTCAAACACGGCCGTGACATGATCATTGGTAAGGGATACCAGTATTAGTACTTGGACTGTAGCAGCCACAGACTCAGCTGACGAGATTCTAGATGGTTACCATGAGTTTTCTCAAAAAGGCCGTGCATATGTACTACCGCAGCTTGGAAGTGATGACATCATGGTGCTCCCACCGGCACAGCTGCAGGAACTAATGCAAAGGCCGGACGATGAGCTCTGCGTGAGAGTGATATTGCAAGAACTCATTGCAGCCAAGTGGACGGGTGATATGGATGTCGCGGCGCACAATCCACTCCACCTGGAAGTGGTTCGACACCAACTCACTCGAAAGCTCCCCACTCTCATCGAACACGTCTATACAGAGCTGGTGCTGGGCTTCCAAGAGCAATGGAAAGCCGCGCCACACGAATGGACTGATCTTGTGATATGGGACTCACTCGTCAGAATTGTCAGCCGTGCAGCGAACCGAGTCTTTAGTGGCACCGAGCTATGTCGCGAGCCGGAGTTTCTGGATAGCATGCGGGATTATGCCCAGCGAATCTTTGCATCGGCAGCGGTTATCAACGTCATTCCCAGAGTGCTGCGTCCTTTCACTGCGCCCTTTTTGACGTGGAAGTTGCGGGGCTATATCAAGACATGCAAGAAGTATGCTGTACCTATTATCGAGCGACGGCTGAAGGAGATTCAAAGTGGTCAGCAACGAGAGTCACCGAACGACGCTCTTGAATGGGTCATCGAAGAATGCTTCAAGCAAAACGACCCGTCAGAACTCGACACCGATAAGATCTGCCGCCGCCTCATGCGCCTTAATATGGTTACCATTCACAACACATCCTTCACCATCACGAATGCACTCCTAGATCTCTACAGCTCGCCCCGTTCTGCGGAATTCGTGTCCGCACTCCGGGATGAAGTCACGGAAGTCCTGCACAAGCACGACGGCAAATGGACCAAAGCCTTCATCAATGACCTCGTCAAGGTCGACAGTGCGATTAAGGAGAGTATGCGGGTGACCGCATTTAACAGCGTCGGCGTGCTAAGGGCGGTAATTAAGCCTGGAGGGATTACACTTAACGTGCTTCACCACCGAGCGAGCCACAccaccgagcgggccacttttgccAAGAACTGTACCACTTCCACTTtgattacgacggtatcttaacacgacgacatcctacagaatcgttactaggaggacaattcctcttcagattcttcgctatctagcaaGTCTACTTGACAGGTGcgtacgttatgccccgacTCGCCACATCGCTTGcagcgtcgtagccttagtactggccgaacactatctagcgactctctactcacttcctgcctcctagtatcctctagaggtatcaATTGCGACGCCTcatcgaaggttagagaccctctagactgaatatacttgcgctttcgtgcttttcGCTGTgtaagggcctcgttagacttgcGTAGCTCACTGATCTCGCTTCGCATAAGAGCCATCTGAtgcgctatctctctactccctttcACAAGCTGATGCACCCCTTCCTGTAACGAGTTTGGCGATGAACCTGCCCGGGCACGCATTTTGTTCGTTACTAGTGTCGATTGAGAGTCGAATTCTTTTGCAGTTCGTGGTGTCTTCGACTCCCAAGGGGTAGAGACCGGAGCTGGAGGGGTTGGCGTACGTAGCTTGACATCAAGCTTGTCGATCACTGCCTGTGGATTGAATGGAACCAAACCAGCGCCTCTGAAGCTCGATAGGATGTTCTCCTGTCTGAATACAGCGTTATGGGCTGCCCGGAAGGCGCGTAGGAACTCTACTTTGTCGATATGAGTGATGCGCTGGCGTGCCAAGCCCGAGAGCTGAGCACCGTATGCCTTCTTCAAAGGCGAATAGCAACCCACATCCAATGGCTGGAGTAAGTGCGAGGCGTGCGATGGCATACATAGGGCCAAGATCTTGTATTCCTTGCACAGATTCTGGAATGCCTTCGAGTTGTGGCTCTCGTGGCCATCGATAATGAGCAGTCTCCATGCCCCAGTCGTACGAGCTACAGTATGCTTCTGGAAATGCTCTAGCCACCGTATACCGAACTCATTATTGGTCCAGCCGTTCTCTGTTAGCCCGATTGTCCAGTCTGGACCCAAGTTGCCGTCTTGGTACTAGGTACTGATGTGCTGTTTGCCTGCAAGGATGACGTAGGGTGGGAGCGCTGTTCCGTCTGCACAGATGGTCTCAATCACTGTTGCCCATTCTCTATTGCCCTGTtgaacgaccttcctctttccaCCACGCCTTTctgaacccgtaacgacgctctgaGACGTAATGACACCCATCATGaaccctgtctcgtcgaagttgtAGGTGTCCTGGTCAAGGATGCCATACTTCTCCTTCATATTACGCACAAGCAAGAACCacctctcgataacgtctgGATCTTCTATCAGGGCTCGCTGACGATCGTATCCACGTGTCAtgcgaacctttagctcacgatgccGCCTAATGAACCTGTCTGTCCAATTGAGACCAGCGGGCTTGAGACCCTTCTCTTGTAGCAATGAATCGGCCATTGCTCGTACACTAGCCTTTGATggcgggaaacctctaagatccaGCTCGAGTATGTActcaagtatcaccctctcttctagctctgtaagcttcttcgaattggGCTCgcagtcaccccgaggaggtcgtccattcaatcgataccctagtgtagttcgagacgcgtcgtatacctttgcagcaagtcgattcgtgattgtcgcgtcgcgtttcgtggcctggacagctaaggtcagtttggcctcgtttgaaGACAATACACGCTGTAATGGTGGTTGCATAGCTGTATCTGTGGAAGTGGTACAGTTCTTggcaaaagtggcccgctcggtggtgtggcccgctcggtggTGAAGCACGTTAGTGATGGGACGCATATACCTAAGGGGGTGAAGGTGGGGTTTCCGGCGGTACGTTGTTCAGCATTACCAGCACTGCCGCGTATTTTCCTCGTAAAGCTGACATTGCTCTGGTCTAGGCTGCTATCCACTCGGATCCGGCGTACTACGACCAGCCAGACGACTATGATGCGTTGAGGTTCGCACGGGTGAGAGAATCGTTCGATGAGGAGGAGAAGGTGCTGGACAAGAAGCAGCAGGCGACTGTCAGTATTGGAGAGAACTTCATGTCGTTTAGGGCGGGGAGGCATGCGTGTCCGGGAAGGTGAGTGCTGTGGTTAAGAAGACGGAAGAGAGGCGATACTGACCGTGCGACCGATACAGATTCTTCGCGGCACAAGAGATGAAGCTTATGCTGGCTTACATCGTCAACAACTACGATGTCAGACTCACCGGGCCACGCCCTCAGACGATCTATATGAAGAATGCTGCGATGCCAGATTTGACGGCGTCTCTGCAGTTTAGGTTGAGGCAGTCGTGAGTCCATGGATGGTGAGCTTGAGCTTTCCGTGGATTGATCTACTCACGGCACTCAAAACATAAGAACCTCGACATACCACCCTTCGACCACTACTCCAGTAGACCGAGCATTGCAAGCAATACCTTGACAGTCTCCTCCTGATAGTTGACATCACCGATGTAACCGAAACTTCCCTCGCCGACTTTCGCAAACGCCGCCGCTACGATCTCCTCATCTACCGGCTCCTCTGAGACTCGCTTTCCCAGGCCCAGTGCCTCATACTCGGACTCAGGAGTCGGTGCGTACAAGGCGTGTTTCTTCTCTACATCCACCAGATGCGCCGCCTTCATGCTATACTGGAAGGGCAACTTATCGATCTTGAAGGCAGTGAAGCTCGACTGAAGGCTGAACTCTTCTCTGTAGTAGCTAGCAGCCTTCCACGGGAGTCCAAGCTCCTCGAAGAATGCTGTGACCATGACTCATACTGGATCCGAATGAGCTTATTCCGATGATGGTACCGCCGCTGCAAATGTACTCGATCGCTTGGGCTCGGAGCTCGTGGTTTTCAGGACGACAGAGGGCCCCATCGTCGGTGAAGATGGGTGGGCGTGGTGTGCTGGTGAAGAGAGCTGTTGCTTCTGGAATCTTGGTGATGCGCTTGAGGTCTGCTTTGGATCTGATGGCGTTGAAGAAATCAGGTACCGATTCCTGACGGTTTGAGCCGCTGAGGTTGAGGTGGACTACTTGGGGTTTGGCCATGCTGTTCATGGTGCCGGTTCCAGGTTGCCGTTGAGGTTGCATGTGGAGCGTGGGAGGGCGAGGTCATATGTGGTATGCAGGTGGAGGTGTAGGTTCGCTTGAGAGGGCTCACAAAGCGCATGTGACAAGTAAGTGAGATCTGATCATTGGCCGATTGGAGCACTTTGAAAGAGTGGGGTCTGCATGAACATCACAGGCTTCACTAGTCGCCTAAGTGTCACATGTCTTTTTGGATGAGCTTCGAGATATAAGCCATTTCCAACACGATCGGATGACACTAACTCACCAACCACTCAATCATTCGATCACGACAACTGCACCACCTCCCACCACTGGACCACCACATACCGAGCGAGAACCAGCATGGCCAGCTCGATGTCGGCTACCCCCACCGGGCCATGCCACCTTCTTGAATTGCCAGCCGAGCTTCGAAACAGCATTTACCGCTACGTCCTGCTTGGATATTGGAAGAACTGGATGGAGGATCAGACAAGGCCGATAGTCGACATAGAAGACCACGACTTCGAGCAGCCCTCACTTTTGCGAACATGCCGGCAGATACGCTCCGAAGCCAGTCCCATCTACTACCTTCAAACCCATTTCTACCTCACAATCCACAACTTCGACCCTGAGATCGTGCATAGGCTACACAGGCAGATGGTCAGATACTGGAGCAACAGCGATAATCAGCTGCAAAACAAGTTCAAGCACCGTTGCCTTGTTACGAGCGGACCAGGTTTTGGCTGGAACAACTTGATGGCATGGCTCAAGCTCTATTATGATGGTGAGGTGTCATATCCAAAGCTATGCGACTGTGGGTGGGATGATGAGATTTGCTGCGCCGCACAGCATGCTTTTGTGATGGTCAAGAAACTTGCGTCCTCGCCTTGGGAAGTGGTCAAGACTCTTCAGGAAAGCACGTCTCAACCTTCGCCACCAAC
Proteins encoded in this region:
- a CDS encoding Cytochrome P450 monooxygenase gloP — its product is MTNIILSQDVSLTRILTGCFALLCTYTFTSLLITYFSSQARYLRLQQWTGIKHGQFATLRASLESFKHGRDMIIDGYHEFSQKGRAYVLPQLGSDDIMVLPPAQLQELMQRPDDELCVRVILQELIAAKWTGDMDVAAHNPLHLEVVRHQLTRKLPTLIEHVYTELVLGFQEQWKAAPHEWTDLVIWDSLVRIVSRAANRVFSGTELCREPEFLDSMRDYAQRIFASAAVINVIPRVLRPFTAPFLTWKLRGYIKTCKKYAVPIIERRLKEIQSGQQRESPNDALEWVIEECFKQNDPSELDTDKICRRLMRLNMVTIHNTSFTITNALLDLYSSPRSAEFVSALRDEVTEVLHKHDGKWTKAFINDLVKVDSAIKESMRVTAFNSVGVLRAVIKPGGITLNVLHHRASHTTERATFAKNCTTSTLITTVS
- a CDS encoding Cytochrome P450 monooxygenase gloP: MYSSITLSSSSAAIHSDPAYYDQPDDYDALRFARVRESFDEEEKVLDKKQQATVSIGENFMSFRAGRHACPGRFFAAQEMKLMLAYIVNNYDVRLTGPRPQTIYMKNAAMPDLTASLQFRLRQS